AGCTTGCCGACGAAGTCTTTGGCCTTGTTCTCGTCACCGCCGTTTTTCAGCACGTAGCCCCAGGCCGACAGGTAGGTGTAGCGGCCGTTGCCCGAGGTTTTCGGGTTCGGCACGATTACCTGCACGCCGTCCTTGAGCAGGTCCGGCCAGTCTTTCAGGGCTTTCGGGTTGCCCTTGCGCACGATGAATACAGTGGCCGAGGTGAATGGCGCGCTGTTGTTCGGCAGACGGGTGACCCAGTCCTTCGGCACCAGTTGGCCGTTGTCCGCCAGGGCGTTGATGTCGGTAGCCATGTTCATGGTAATGACGTCAGCTGGCAGGCCGTCGATCACCGAGCGCGCCTGTTTGCTGGAACCGCCGAAAGACATCTGCACGGTGATGTCCTCTTTGTGTTCGGCTTGCCAGTGTTTCTGGAACGCAGTGTTGTAGTCCTTGTAGAAATCGCGCATCACGTCGTAGGAAACGTTGAGCAGGGTCGGTGCGGCTTGAGCCACGCTACCGAAGGCAAGACCAGCGGCGAGAAGTGAGGCGCCAAAGAGTTTTTTCACTGCGCATTCCTTGTTCTGTAGGGGGTGTCTTTACAAAGATGAGGCCATTTGCCAGCGACTATAGCGGGGCGCGCATAGTCGCTTAAAGATTAAAAAGGACTTTGCTTATTCCATTTTCTTGAACAACGCATTGCCACAACGGGAGCAGAACGACGCTTCCTGTTCATGGCTGCTTTTTGTGCACACCGGGCAGTCGTGCTGCAGCTGACCGCCGCGCATGGCCGTGGCCAGTTCAGCGGTGAAAATCCCGGTGGGCACGGCGATGATCGAATAACCGGTGATCATCACCAGCGACGAAATCATCTGACCCAGAACGGTCCTCGGCACGATGTCGCCGTAACCCACGGTGGTCAGCGTCACGATCGCCCAATAGATGCCTTTGGGAATGCTGGTGAAGCCGTGCTCCGGCCCTTCGACCACGTACATCAAGGTGCCGAACACCGTGACCAGGGTGCATACGCTGAGCAGGAACACGAGGATTTTCTGCTTGCTGCCGCGCAGTGCATCGAGCAGGTAGTGCGCCTGTTTCAGGTACGGGCCGAGTTTGAGTACGCGGAAGATCCGCAGCATCCGGATCACCCGGATGATCAGCAGGTACTGGGCATCGCTGTAATACAGCGCGAGGATGCCGGGCACAATCGCCAGCAAGTCCACCAGCCCATAGAAACTGAAGGCGTAGCGCAGGGGCTTGGGCGAGCAGTACAGGCGCAGCAGGTACTCGCCGAGGAAGATGACCGTGAAGCCCCATTCGATATACGCCAGCACATCGGCGTAGTTCTGGTGGACGTCGTCGATGCTGTCGAGGATCACGGTCACCAGACTGGCGAAGATGATCAGCAGCAGGGTTTTGTCGAAACGGCGGCCGGCCACCGTATCGGTCTGGAAAATGATCACG
The sequence above is a segment of the Pseudomonas sp. HS6 genome. Coding sequences within it:
- a CDS encoding sulfate ABC transporter substrate-binding protein → MKKLFGASLLAAGLAFGSVAQAAPTLLNVSYDVMRDFYKDYNTAFQKHWQAEHKEDITVQMSFGGSSKQARSVIDGLPADVITMNMATDINALADNGQLVPKDWVTRLPNNSAPFTSATVFIVRKGNPKALKDWPDLLKDGVQVIVPNPKTSGNGRYTYLSAWGYVLKNGGDENKAKDFVGKLFKQAPVLDTGGRAATTTFMTNQIGDVLVTFENEAEMIAREFGRDQFEVIYPSVSAEAEPPVSVVDKVVEKKGSRAAAEEYLKYLWSPEGQEIAAANYLRPRDPAVLAKYTDRFPKVDFLSVEKTFGDWRTVQKTHFNDGGIFDQIYSQ
- a CDS encoding ion transporter; translation: MNGNNTWRDRLYVIIFQTDTVAGRRFDKTLLLIIFASLVTVILDSIDDVHQNYADVLAYIEWGFTVIFLGEYLLRLYCSPKPLRYAFSFYGLVDLLAIVPGILALYYSDAQYLLIIRVIRMLRIFRVLKLGPYLKQAHYLLDALRGSKQKILVFLLSVCTLVTVFGTLMYVVEGPEHGFTSIPKGIYWAIVTLTTVGYGDIVPRTVLGQMISSLVMITGYSIIAVPTGIFTAELATAMRGGQLQHDCPVCTKSSHEQEASFCSRCGNALFKKME